Part of the Elusimicrobiota bacterium genome is shown below.
CCGACGGAACTCTTCACGTTGAGCGCCACCTGCTGGGGATAAAGTCGGGGCCGGTCCCGCATGATGCCCGTTTGAAGTTCCGCGCACACGACCGGGAGGGGCGACTCCGCCAGGGGCTCGAAGGGCGGCAGGGCGGGCAGGCGCCCTTCGGCGGCGGGGTTCAATTTCTCAACCGCGCCGTTCACCGCCACCGCCCCCAGCATGCGCGTCACTTCGGTGGTCAGGGCCACGTCGTGGAAATTTTCAAAATCCAAGTGCCGCATCTGGTAAGCCCCGCCGAAAATCAGCTTCGGCGTCAAAATCGGGAAGTCCCGGAACATGGAGGTGGTCATGGGCGCCCAGTTGCCGCGGCCCCGAATGTCGTAGTCGTAGAACTGCGGGATGTTGCAGAAGAGCGGAACGTCCACGCCCAGGTCCCGGGCCCGCCGGGCGAGCAAGTGGAAATAGGTGGCGTAGTACCGGCGGTAGAAAAGCGACCAGTCCAAGTGAATGACCACCCGGTCCGCGTCGGCGTCTTCGCTCTTGGGCTGGTGCACTTCGTCGAACGAGGCGTAGGCGGTTTTGTAGGCGTCGTTCAAAGCTTGAATCGTTCCGTGGGTTTCCTGAATGAACCGGCGGTACATGCGGTTCACGTGGTCTTTGTGGTCGGCGCCCTTTTGAAGCCAGTGGACCATGGCGACTTCGTTGCAAAGCTGAACGGCCAACACGTTGCCGCCCTTGGTGGTCTGCCGACGGACGATGTCCGGCAACAGGGCGTCGTACCACCGGGCCACTTTTTCCTGGAACACGGGGTGCAGGTAGGACAAAATCGTCACGTGGGGCAGGTTGCCGACGTTCCGACGACCGGTCACGAACACGTCGGGGTAGCCGGAAAGCAGCCAGCCGGGGATGCCTTCGTTCACCAACTCCGCGTTGGACACGGGCCCCACCCGAGCGGAGACGAACAAGCCCAGGGACTTGGCCGTATCCAGGAAGGTCATCACGTCCCGCTCGGGGTGCGTTTCCCCCGTCAGGTCGATGCGCCCTTCCTCCGGCTCGTGCCAGCTCCAGGGGATGTAGGTGCTCACGGTGTTGAAACCGGCGTTTTTAAGCGCCGTCAACCGCGCGCGCCATTGGGTTTTGGGGATGCGGAAATAGTGCACTTCGCCCGAGTAGAGGAAAAACGGGCGGCCGTTGAGGGAGAAATAACCGTTGGTCAATTCCATTGTATGAGCGTGTCCGCGGTTAGAAGAGCGATTACACTAGCAAAGAATTTCACAGGGCGGAAGGCGGTTTGTTACAATGGGAGGCATGAAGCGAATCGGCAAATTGGCCGGAACCGGCGCATTGATTTTCACCTTGGCTTACCTCGGGTTTACCCCCGCGGGCCTGGGGTTTTTCGGCCAGCCCGCCCGGGTCCCCACCCTCCGTGAATTGACGACGGCCAACCCCGCCACGACCGCCTATATGGAAATTCGGCGACGGGAGGCGAACGCTCTGGGCAAAAAATGGAATCCGCGTTTTACCTGGGTTCCCTTGACCCGCGTATCCCCCGCCCTGGTGAACGCCGTTTTGGCCGCCGAAGACAGCACTTTCTATCATCACCACGGCATCGAATGGGGCCTCACCCGGGACGCGCTTTTGGAAAACCTTCGGCGGGGCGAAAAGGCCCGGGGCGCCAGCACCATCACCCAACAGGTCGCCCGCAACCTGTATCTCTCCCCGCAAAAAAGTTATTTGCGAAAAATCCGTGAAATGATTTTGGCCCAGCGCCTGGAACAAACCCTGACCAAGCGCCGGATCCTGGAAATTTACCTCAACATCGCGGAGTGGGGCCCCGGCGTTTTCGGCGCCGAAGCCGCCTCCCAGACTTATTTC
Proteins encoded:
- the mtgA gene encoding monofunctional biosynthetic peptidoglycan transglycosylase, giving the protein MKRIGKLAGTGALIFTLAYLGFTPAGLGFFGQPARVPTLRELTTANPATTAYMEIRRREANALGKKWNPRFTWVPLTRVSPALVNAVLAAEDSTFYHHHGIEWGLTRDALLENLRRGEKARGASTITQQVARNLYLSPQKSYLRKIREMILAQRLEQTLTKRRILEIYLNIAEWGPGVFGAEAASQTYFGKPASALTWDEAVSLTAVLPSPRRHAANGDRPWINVRRKWVWSRLVETRRYTPPPEDPPVPAP